In Arcobacter ellisii, a genomic segment contains:
- a CDS encoding methyl-accepting chemotaxis protein, translated as MTKGVPMLSKLSIKQKLILIMLIPLTVVILLDAKLAYDSFSDSRNLKSLDKVVELSTKIGALVHETQKERGMTAGFLGSKGEKFKTELPNQRVDTDGKISELNNFLASFDKNAYNQDFLENLNSGLKKLEDLSNIRNNVNNLSINAPIAIGYYTEMNKLLLNVIGVITKLSNNAEISQKLVSYMNFLLSKERAGLERAVGTNTFAKNAFDLELKTKFYTLVAEQNAYMDSFVKVSSKDTVDFYNTTMKDTSVEEVEKMRKVALFSGKDSDFNIDAGYWFKTITDKINLLKKVENYLSEGLIIAIEKELSTANKNMLIFGILSAFGIALTMILARTIAFTILIDVDSVKRGVENFFAFINFEKDDIELIKVKSDDELGMMSRIINKNIEETKANIQKDRALIADTIRVTNLINKGHLNAKIELGSNNPSLNELKNIINEMLETLNSNVTNILKVLTSYSKLDFRPKLAENNLEGIIKELEKDVNILGEVITQTLLENKRIGMVLSNNANTLSKNMQGIATAANSQAASLEETAASLEEITSNITNNNQTTIRMANFGNKVKESITVGQSLANKTVLSMEEINAQTTAITEAITVIDQIAFQTNILSLNAAVEAATAGEAGKGFAVVAGEVRTLASRSAEAAKQIKNLVENAQRKTQEGKDIAADMIEGFSDLNKNISTTLELIDNVTLASKEQATGMVQINDAVNNLDQITQINAQSASEANNIAQQTLEISKKIIEQADAKEFNGKDSVRV; from the coding sequence ATGACAAAAGGAGTTCCAATGCTTTCAAAATTATCAATAAAGCAGAAACTAATTTTAATAATGTTGATTCCATTAACAGTAGTAATATTATTAGATGCGAAATTAGCTTATGATTCGTTTAGTGATTCAAGAAATCTAAAATCTTTAGATAAGGTTGTAGAACTTTCAACTAAGATTGGTGCATTAGTACATGAAACACAAAAAGAAAGAGGTATGACAGCAGGATTTTTAGGAAGTAAAGGTGAAAAGTTTAAAACGGAACTTCCAAATCAAAGAGTAGATACAGATGGAAAAATATCAGAATTGAATAATTTTTTAGCATCTTTTGATAAAAATGCATATAATCAAGATTTTTTAGAAAACCTAAATAGTGGTCTTAAAAAGCTTGAAGATTTATCAAATATTAGAAATAACGTAAATAATTTATCTATTAATGCACCTATTGCAATTGGATATTATACAGAGATGAATAAATTGTTACTAAATGTAATTGGTGTTATTACTAAGTTATCAAATAATGCAGAAATTTCTCAAAAATTAGTTTCATATATGAACTTTTTATTATCAAAAGAGCGAGCTGGTCTTGAAAGAGCAGTTGGTACAAATACTTTTGCTAAAAATGCTTTTGATTTAGAATTAAAAACAAAATTTTATACATTAGTTGCTGAACAAAATGCATATATGGATTCATTTGTAAAAGTTAGTTCAAAAGATACTGTTGATTTTTATAACACTACGATGAAAGATACTTCGGTTGAAGAAGTAGAAAAAATGAGAAAAGTTGCTTTATTTAGTGGAAAAGATTCTGATTTTAATATTGATGCAGGATATTGGTTTAAAACAATAACTGACAAAATCAATTTATTAAAAAAAGTGGAAAATTATCTTTCAGAAGGTTTAATTATAGCAATTGAAAAAGAGTTAAGTACAGCAAATAAAAATATGTTGATTTTTGGAATATTAAGTGCTTTTGGTATAGCTTTAACTATGATTTTAGCAAGAACAATTGCCTTTACGATTTTAATTGATGTTGATTCAGTTAAAAGAGGAGTTGAAAATTTCTTTGCATTTATTAATTTTGAAAAAGATGATATTGAACTAATAAAAGTAAAATCAGATGATGAATTAGGAATGATGTCAAGAATTATAAATAAAAATATTGAAGAGACAAAAGCAAATATTCAAAAAGATAGAGCTTTAATTGCTGATACAATTAGAGTTACAAATCTGATTAATAAAGGGCATTTAAACGCAAAAATTGAACTTGGTTCAAATAATCCATCGTTAAATGAGTTAAAAAATATTATTAATGAAATGTTAGAAACTTTAAATAGTAATGTTACAAATATTTTAAAAGTTTTAACTTCTTATTCAAAACTAGATTTTAGACCAAAATTAGCAGAAAATAATCTTGAAGGGATTATTAAAGAACTTGAAAAAGATGTAAATATTTTAGGTGAAGTTATTACTCAAACTCTATTAGAAAATAAAAGAATAGGAATGGTTTTAAGTAATAATGCAAATACACTAAGTAAAAATATGCAAGGAATTGCAACTGCTGCAAACTCTCAAGCAGCTTCATTAGAAGAGACAGCAGCTTCACTTGAAGAGATTACTTCAAATATTACAAATAATAATCAAACAACAATAAGAATGGCAAACTTTGGAAATAAAGTAAAAGAATCAATCACAGTAGGTCAAAGTCTTGCAAATAAAACAGTTCTTTCAATGGAAGAGATAAATGCTCAAACAACAGCAATTACAGAAGCAATTACAGTAATCGACCAAATTGCCTTCCAAACAAATATTCTTTCACTAAATGCTGCCGTTGAAGCAGCAACAGCTGGAGAAGCAGGAAAAGGATTTGCCGTTGTTGCTGGAGAAGTGCGAACACTTGCAAGTAGAAGTGCAGAAGCTGCTAAACAAATTAAAAATTTAGTTGAAAATGCTCAAAGAAAAACTCAAGAAGGTAAAGATATTGCTGCTGATATGATAGAAGGATTTAGTGACTTAAATAAAAATATTTCTACAACTTTAGAGTTAATTGATAACGTAACACTTGCTAGCAAAGAACAAGCAACAGGTATGGTTCAAATAAATGATGCTGTTAATAACCTAGACCAAATAACACAAATAAATGCACAAAGTGCTTCTGAAGCAAATAATATTGCTCAACAAACTTTAGAGATTTCTAAAAAAATTATTGAACAAGCAGATGCTAAAGAGTTTAATGGTAAAGATTCGGTTAGAGTTTAA
- a CDS encoding NAD(P)/FAD-dependent oxidoreductase, which yields MINRRNFHKIVLGATALSFTACSNTFEDMSTPSKNKQRVVIIGGGFGGATAAKYLRRFSPDTEIILIEQNKEYYTCPFSNTVIAGMNPIEYIKHDYKTLEKKYNIKVIHEKVKKLDGIKNSVILENGNTISYTKAIVSPGIDFKYEKGYVQGSEEYAPHAYKAGTQTEILRKQLEEMKDGGVFVMVVPKDPFRCPPGPYERVSLVAHYLKTNKPNSKIIILDQKNKFSKQALFQDGWEQLYGDMIEWRSSEFGGKVISVDPINKIVTTEDEKVKADVLNYIPEQKAGQLAFDSKLVMGDWCPVNTKTFESKLVKNVHVIGDASMASPMPKSGFSANSQAKIVALQISRILKNQAVINPPKLANTCYSLVAPKYGISIAAVYEAHSDKIIAVKDAGGLSPQNADESFRAQEAEYAVGWYKNQMSDIFK from the coding sequence ATGATAAATAGAAGAAATTTTCATAAAATAGTATTAGGAGCAACAGCTTTATCATTTACAGCATGTAGCAATACATTTGAAGATATGTCAACACCTTCAAAAAACAAACAAAGAGTAGTAATTATTGGTGGAGGATTTGGTGGTGCAACAGCTGCTAAATATCTAAGAAGATTTTCACCTGATACAGAAATTATTTTAATTGAACAAAATAAAGAATATTATACTTGTCCATTTAGTAATACTGTAATTGCAGGAATGAATCCAATTGAATATATCAAACATGATTATAAAACATTAGAAAAAAAATATAACATAAAAGTAATCCATGAAAAAGTAAAAAAACTTGATGGAATTAAAAATAGTGTTATTTTAGAAAATGGAAATACTATCTCTTACACAAAAGCAATAGTTTCTCCAGGAATTGATTTTAAATATGAAAAAGGTTATGTACAAGGTTCAGAAGAGTATGCACCACACGCTTATAAAGCAGGAACTCAAACTGAAATCTTAAGAAAACAACTAGAAGAGATGAAAGATGGTGGTGTTTTTGTAATGGTTGTTCCAAAAGATCCTTTTAGATGTCCTCCTGGACCTTATGAAAGAGTTTCTCTTGTAGCACACTATTTAAAAACTAATAAACCTAATTCAAAAATTATAATTCTTGACCAAAAAAATAAGTTTTCAAAACAAGCTTTATTTCAAGATGGTTGGGAACAACTTTATGGTGATATGATAGAGTGGAGAAGTTCTGAATTTGGTGGAAAAGTAATCTCTGTTGACCCAATAAATAAAATAGTAACAACAGAAGATGAAAAAGTTAAAGCTGATGTTTTAAATTATATTCCAGAACAAAAAGCTGGTCAACTTGCTTTTGATTCAAAACTTGTAATGGGTGATTGGTGTCCTGTTAATACAAAAACTTTTGAATCAAAACTTGTAAAAAATGTTCATGTTATTGGTGATGCTTCAATGGCAAGTCCAATGCCAAAATCAGGTTTTTCTGCTAATTCTCAAGCAAAAATAGTAGCACTTCAAATTTCAAGAATTTTGAAAAATCAAGCAGTTATAAATCCTCCTAAACTTGCAAATACTTGTTATAGTTTAGTAGCTCCAAAATATGGTATTTCAATTGCTGCTGTTTATGAAGCTCACAGTGATAAAATAATTGCAGTAAAAGATGCAGGTGGATTAAGCCCACAAAATGCTGATGAAAGTTTTAGAGCTCAAGAAGCAGAATACGCAGTTGGTTGGTATAAAAACCAAATGTCTGACATTTTTAAATAA
- a CDS encoding Y-family DNA polymerase: MFLHLDIDCFFVSAHRTIDDSLFHIPVAVGGRSNINIFSSKKEIRKISSNSGAFVSTILTNEGHKSFKEYFVDENGKIRGIITTASYEARAFGVKTAMSVNEALTLCPKLKMLPPNYPLYHDLSTKLKELLIKEIPLVEQFSIDEFFGDVTGYINENEIVEFAYRLKKKIYEELKLPISIGIANTKYLSKLITEYAKPDGIKYVSVDNIANFIRDIPVGEFPGIGKGFQEKLKGYGIRTLGDIRKNQKLFYSWKKPGIDLYNRVCGIRDNKLTIEREKKSIGIGRTFDVIFDRDELKRRVMILCRYLCFLVKKEGVNPLTYAIKIRYEYKIKSKNYINVNRIFNEMDFKNQMVNLFEKTDNHKTHGVIQLYITVFNFAKQNDYTYNLFEYEKDLKKQSLTNQMQKLRTKYGVDIVKSAYEIRD; this comes from the coding sequence ATGTTTTTACATTTAGATATAGATTGTTTTTTTGTTTCTGCTCACAGAACTATAGATGATAGTTTGTTTCATATTCCAGTTGCGGTTGGAGGACGAAGTAATATAAATATATTTTCATCGAAAAAAGAGATTAGAAAAATCTCATCAAATAGTGGAGCTTTTGTTAGTACCATACTTACAAATGAAGGTCATAAAAGTTTTAAAGAGTATTTTGTAGATGAAAATGGAAAAATCAGAGGAATAATAACAACAGCATCATATGAGGCACGAGCATTTGGAGTAAAAACGGCAATGAGTGTAAATGAGGCTTTAACCCTTTGCCCTAAACTTAAAATGCTTCCTCCAAATTATCCTTTGTATCATGATTTATCAACAAAACTAAAAGAGCTTTTAATAAAAGAGATTCCTTTAGTAGAACAATTTTCAATAGATGAATTTTTTGGTGATGTAACAGGTTATATAAATGAAAATGAAATAGTTGAGTTTGCTTATAGATTGAAAAAAAAGATTTATGAAGAGTTGAAATTACCAATTTCAATAGGAATTGCAAATACAAAATATCTTTCAAAACTAATAACCGAATATGCAAAACCAGATGGTATAAAATATGTTAGTGTTGATAATATAGCAAATTTTATAAGAGATATTCCTGTTGGAGAATTCCCTGGAATAGGAAAAGGTTTTCAAGAAAAACTTAAAGGTTATGGAATAAGAACTTTAGGAGATATAAGAAAAAATCAAAAACTTTTTTATTCTTGGAAAAAACCAGGAATTGATTTGTATAACAGAGTTTGTGGAATCAGAGATAATAAATTAACAATTGAAAGGGAAAAAAAATCAATTGGAATAGGGCGAACTTTTGATGTTATTTTTGATAGAGATGAATTAAAAAGAAGAGTTATGATTCTTTGTAGATATTTATGTTTTTTAGTAAAAAAAGAAGGTGTAAATCCATTAACTTATGCTATAAAAATCAGATATGAATATAAAATAAAATCAAAAAATTATATAAATGTAAATAGGATTTTTAATGAAATGGATTTTAAAAATCAAATGGTAAACCTATTTGAAAAAACAGATAATCATAAAACTCATGGGGTAATTCAACTTTATATTACAGTTTTTAATTTTGCAAAACAAAATGATTATACTTATAATCTTTTTGAATATGAAAAGGATTTAAAAAAACAATCATTGACAAATCAAATGCAAAAATTAAGAACTAAATATGGAGTTGATATTGTAAAAAGTGCATATGAAATAAGAGATTGA
- a CDS encoding monooxygenase has product MNYLLQVDFPHDGIFGEEFSKAFVDLAKDISNEEGLLWKIWTENEETKEAGGIYLFSNEADAKRYLDKHTKRLESFGYKNIRGKIFKVSEELSKITKASFL; this is encoded by the coding sequence ATGAATTATCTTTTACAAGTAGATTTTCCTCATGATGGAATTTTTGGTGAAGAGTTTTCAAAGGCTTTTGTAGATTTAGCAAAAGATATATCAAATGAAGAGGGATTACTTTGGAAAATTTGGACTGAAAATGAAGAAACAAAAGAAGCAGGTGGAATTTATCTATTTTCAAATGAAGCTGATGCAAAAAGATATTTAGATAAACATACAAAAAGACTTGAGAGTTTTGGATATAAAAATATAAGAGGAAAAATTTTTAAAGTAAGTGAAGAGTTAAGTAAAATTACAAAAGCTAGTTTTTTATAA
- a CDS encoding aldolase catalytic domain-containing protein → MIEKKGSILTVREDIKVFDCTIRDGGLVNNYHFSDEFVKAHYETCVAAGVDYMEIGKNVSPTIMSEAEYGPWNFCKEEDIRRIVGENNTNMKIAVMSDIGRSLKEELRPKSESVVDMIRIATYIHQIPAAIELIEDAHAKGYETTVNIMAISKSFDDELDEVLAQLSKTPVDVIYIADSFGSFYPEQIKKLTEKYLKVAQETGKQIGIHAHNNLQLAYANTLESMIYGASFLDVTISGLGRGAGNCPLELLIGFLKNPKYKLMPVLKFIEEYIVPLEKELDWGYSIPYMLTGQLNEHPRAAMKARDEKDTNYREFYRNLLVD, encoded by the coding sequence ATGATTGAGAAAAAAGGTTCAATTCTAACAGTTAGAGAAGATATAAAAGTTTTTGATTGTACTATCAGAGATGGTGGTTTAGTAAACAATTATCATTTTAGTGATGAATTTGTAAAAGCACATTACGAAACTTGCGTTGCTGCTGGTGTTGATTATATGGAAATTGGGAAAAACGTATCTCCAACTATTATGAGTGAAGCTGAATATGGTCCTTGGAATTTCTGTAAAGAAGAAGATATTAGAAGAATTGTTGGTGAAAATAACACAAATATGAAAATTGCTGTTATGAGTGATATTGGTAGAAGTTTAAAAGAAGAATTAAGACCAAAATCTGAAAGTGTTGTTGATATGATAAGAATTGCAACATATATTCATCAAATTCCTGCAGCAATCGAATTAATCGAAGATGCACATGCAAAAGGTTATGAAACTACTGTAAATATTATGGCTATTTCAAAATCTTTTGATGATGAGTTAGATGAAGTTTTAGCACAACTATCAAAAACACCTGTAGATGTTATTTATATTGCTGATAGTTTTGGTTCATTTTATCCTGAACAAATCAAAAAATTAACAGAAAAATATTTAAAAGTTGCACAAGAAACTGGAAAACAAATTGGAATTCATGCTCATAATAATCTTCAATTAGCATATGCAAACACTTTAGAATCTATGATTTATGGTGCTAGTTTCCTTGATGTTACAATCTCTGGATTAGGAAGAGGTGCTGGAAACTGTCCACTTGAATTATTAATTGGCTTTTTGAAAAATCCAAAATATAAATTAATGCCTGTATTAAAATTTATTGAAGAGTATATTGTACCACTAGAAAAAGAACTTGACTGGGGATATAGTATTCCATATATGTTAACTGGTCAATTAAACGAACATCCAAGAGCTGCTATGAAAGCTAGAGATGAAAAAGATACAAACTATAGAGAATTTTATAGAAATTTATTAGTTGATTAA
- a CDS encoding ribonuclease HI — MKIEENFLDLISHNNNLNQEQFKILGLVPESEDWKELALEKEVSKNDMNLLMLLKGNFSHKAQEQIIKNYHMVLEFNSIKAKVYSPKKEEIKIENEVNEEEEHIKIYCDGACSGNPGNAGSGLAIYSNKKNPVLLYGAYEEEGTNNIAELNALHQALTIASQTSSENIISIFSDSKYAIDCITTWAYSWKKNGWTKKGGEIKNLELVQEAHYLYEKLKNKIEIIHVKGHAGIEGNELADRMAVYTIKAKNKDFAFYSYNKIEEVLALKSY, encoded by the coding sequence ATGAAAATAGAAGAAAATTTTTTAGATTTAATATCACACAATAATAATTTAAACCAAGAACAATTTAAAATTTTAGGTCTAGTTCCTGAAAGTGAAGATTGGAAAGAGTTAGCTTTAGAAAAAGAAGTATCAAAAAATGATATGAATTTACTTATGCTTTTAAAAGGAAATTTTTCACATAAAGCTCAAGAACAAATAATCAAAAATTATCATATGGTTTTAGAATTTAATAGTATAAAAGCAAAAGTTTACTCACCTAAAAAAGAAGAAATAAAAATAGAAAATGAAGTAAATGAAGAGGAAGAACACATAAAAATCTATTGTGATGGAGCATGTTCTGGAAATCCTGGAAATGCTGGAAGTGGACTTGCAATTTATTCAAATAAAAAAAATCCCGTTTTATTATATGGTGCATATGAAGAAGAAGGAACAAATAATATAGCAGAGTTAAATGCTTTACATCAAGCATTAACTATTGCTTCACAAACTTCTAGTGAAAATATTATCTCAATATTTTCAGACTCAAAATATGCAATTGATTGTATTACAACTTGGGCATATAGTTGGAAAAAAAATGGTTGGACTAAAAAAGGTGGAGAAATAAAAAATCTTGAACTTGTTCAAGAAGCTCACTATTTATATGAAAAACTAAAAAATAAAATTGAAATTATTCATGTAAAAGGTCACGCAGGAATCGAAGGAAACGAACTTGCTGATAGAATGGCAGTTTATACAATAAAAGCTAAAAACAAGGATTTTGCTTTTTACTCTTATAATAAAATTGAAGAGGTTTTAGCTCTAAAATCTTATTAA
- a CDS encoding cysteine desulfurase: MFKLNVLQYNPIKIDFIDENYSLDSLVDNSHFEELTKKYKEKFGYSKLKTFSFSKEGFLGLFLELRGKIAVSLGECEALINGAKLYESLGFEIIWIGLNKDGKVNLYELEGKNIDFLFLSSYVMDTFVITSLEEVKKLTTAKIISNASAQICNFSDAIYFDNYKLTGYNLSGVILFEDENLFELLNIGFIDTLAVKYCFEALENQEFNYEMKEKFLEKLKEKFAEDLYFFVNPKDTLPYSLHFALKSIKARELIRTLALNNIFLTNGEGCSLGLSKPSRIIQTMGYDELTSRNSIQMAFNRFFSDEEIEKIVNTIYLKYKQIKSFS, encoded by the coding sequence TTGTTTAAACTCAATGTTTTACAATACAATCCAATAAAAATAGATTTTATAGATGAAAATTATTCACTTGATAGTTTAGTGGATAATTCTCATTTTGAAGAGTTAACTAAAAAATATAAAGAGAAATTTGGCTATTCAAAACTAAAAACTTTCTCTTTTTCAAAAGAGGGATTTTTAGGTCTTTTTTTAGAGCTACGTGGAAAAATAGCTGTAAGCCTTGGTGAATGTGAAGCTTTGATAAATGGTGCAAAACTATATGAAAGTTTAGGTTTTGAAATCATTTGGATTGGTTTAAATAAAGATGGAAAAGTAAATCTATACGAACTTGAAGGTAAAAATATAGATTTTCTTTTTTTATCTTCTTATGTTATGGATACTTTTGTAATCACTTCTTTGGAAGAAGTAAAAAAATTAACAACTGCTAAAATAATCTCAAATGCAAGTGCCCAAATTTGCAACTTTAGTGATGCAATCTATTTTGATAACTATAAATTAACAGGTTATAACTTATCAGGAGTAATTTTATTTGAAGATGAAAATCTTTTTGAACTTTTAAATATTGGATTTATAGATACGCTTGCTGTTAAATATTGTTTTGAAGCTTTAGAAAATCAAGAGTTTAATTATGAGATGAAAGAGAAATTTTTAGAAAAACTAAAAGAGAAGTTTGCTGAAGATTTATACTTTTTTGTAAATCCAAAAGATACTTTACCTTACTCACTTCATTTTGCACTAAAAAGCATAAAAGCAAGAGAACTTATACGAACACTTGCCCTTAATAATATTTTTTTAACAAATGGTGAGGGTTGTTCATTAGGGTTATCAAAACCTTCAAGAATAATCCAAACTATGGGATATGATGAACTTACAAGTAGAAACTCAATCCAAATGGCATTTAATCGCTTTTTTAGTGATGAAGAGATTGAAAAAATAGTAAATACAATCTATTTAAAATATAAACAGATAAAATCTTTTTCTTAG
- a CDS encoding ModE family transcriptional regulator: protein MSSIDYNVVVELDNIQKELLLTNLDEEGKLSCLKAFKVARLIGRKPIEMSAITKSMGIKITNCELGVFGKLKFEDPSAVIYNRLKRNYMGHETLECKVLWDEAKRSKLKTVGATVKNSDIQVSHCQLGCFRNRNGKKELV from the coding sequence ATGTCTAGTATTGATTATAACGTCGTTGTAGAACTTGATAATATACAAAAAGAGTTACTACTAACAAATTTAGATGAAGAAGGAAAATTATCTTGCTTAAAAGCTTTTAAAGTGGCAAGATTAATTGGTAGAAAACCAATAGAAATGAGTGCTATTACGAAAAGCATGGGAATAAAAATTACAAATTGTGAATTAGGTGTTTTTGGAAAATTAAAATTTGAAGACCCAAGTGCCGTAATTTATAATAGACTAAAACGAAACTATATGGGACATGAAACTTTAGAGTGTAAAGTTTTATGGGATGAAGCAAAAAGAAGTAAACTAAAAACAGTTGGTGCAACAGTTAAAAATAGTGATATTCAAGTAAGTCATTGCCAACTTGGTTGTTTTAGAAATAGAAATGGAAAAAAAGAGCTTGTTTAA
- a CDS encoding DUF302 domain-containing protein: MQYIEISNKSVQEVVNSIKEVASKYSFGVLNVLNIQETLKSKGKNLENECQIIDICKPSYAEEFLNEDISLSIIMPCRIAVYTQDGETTIALNSIVQLVDDINPDLIELAQRVQEELLELIDEVK, translated from the coding sequence ATGCAATATATAGAAATATCAAATAAAAGTGTACAAGAAGTTGTAAATTCTATTAAAGAAGTGGCATCAAAATATAGTTTTGGAGTTTTAAATGTTTTAAATATTCAAGAAACTCTTAAATCTAAAGGTAAAAATTTAGAAAATGAGTGTCAAATAATTGATATTTGCAAACCCTCTTATGCAGAAGAATTTTTAAATGAAGATATTTCTTTATCTATAATTATGCCTTGTAGAATTGCAGTTTATACACAAGATGGTGAAACAACTATTGCTTTAAACTCAATAGTTCAATTGGTTGATGATATAAATCCTGATTTGATTGAACTTGCACAAAGAGTACAAGAAGAACTTTTAGAACTAATTGATGAAGTGAAATAA
- a CDS encoding DUF2721 domain-containing protein, whose product MISPIDASTINSVSQLIQLSVAPVFLLAGVAGLLNVFTGRLSRIIDKVDRLDKYENENIELLKNNEEIYSKIEQRRKFLTMRMKNTNLAILFCTTTGLLIALVIVTMFLSAIFDFKDSLLIAILFILAMGSLIISLFLFLREIFYTTSFIKSKLSYIP is encoded by the coding sequence ATGATAAGTCCAATTGATGCAAGTACCATAAATAGCGTTTCGCAACTAATACAACTCTCTGTTGCGCCTGTTTTTTTACTTGCAGGTGTTGCTGGACTTTTAAATGTATTTACAGGAAGACTTTCAAGAATTATTGATAAAGTTGATAGACTTGATAAATACGAAAATGAGAATATTGAGCTTTTAAAAAACAATGAAGAAATTTATTCAAAAATTGAACAAAGAAGAAAATTTCTTACAATGAGAATGAAAAATACAAATTTAGCTATTTTATTTTGTACAACAACAGGATTATTAATCGCCTTAGTAATTGTTACAATGTTTTTAAGTGCTATTTTTGATTTTAAAGATTCACTTCTTATTGCAATTCTTTTTATTCTTGCTATGGGTTCTTTGATTATTTCTTTATTTTTATTTCTAAGAGAAATTTTTTACACGACATCTTTCATAAAGAGTAAGTTAAGTTATATTCCTTAA
- a CDS encoding DoxX family membrane protein — MQNTIKLMRLSLGIIFVWYGMLKFFPTLSPAEDLAIKTIDIMFFNLIDGSLSIKLLAMLEVAIGIGFLSGFYTKIVTIIFLGHMVCTFAPLFLLPEFCFTQAPYAFTLVGQYIVKNIVFILVGIIIYQNELTKEIR, encoded by the coding sequence ATGCAAAATACTATTAAGTTAATGCGCTTGTCATTGGGAATTATTTTTGTATGGTATGGAATGTTGAAATTTTTTCCAACACTAAGTCCAGCAGAAGATTTGGCTATAAAAACAATCGATATTATGTTTTTTAATTTGATAGATGGAAGTTTATCCATAAAACTTTTAGCTATGTTGGAAGTAGCAATTGGGATTGGTTTTTTAAGTGGTTTTTACACAAAAATTGTAACAATAATTTTTTTAGGTCATATGGTTTGTACATTTGCTCCTTTATTTTTATTACCAGAGTTCTGTTTTACTCAAGCTCCTTATGCGTTTACGCTAGTTGGTCAATATATTGTAAAAAATATTGTATTTATATTGGTAGGAATTATTATTTATCAAAATGAGTTGACTAAAGAAATAAGATAA
- a CDS encoding c-type cytochrome yields MKKIALLFVCIYSFSIAAEYDPIRGEMLALSCASCHGTDGKSEAITPYIAGMGKTSLYQTLLDYKNGKRTETMMQKHVKGFTDEELEQISYYFSSIER; encoded by the coding sequence ATGAAAAAAATTGCACTTTTATTTGTCTGTATCTATAGTTTTTCAATAGCTGCAGAATATGATCCAATAAGAGGAGAAATGTTAGCACTTTCATGTGCTTCTTGTCATGGAACAGATGGAAAATCTGAAGCAATAACTCCATATATTGCAGGTATGGGAAAAACAAGTTTATATCAGACTCTACTTGATTATAAAAATGGTAAAAGAACTGAAACTATGATGCAAAAGCATGTAAAAGGTTTTACAGATGAAGAGCTTGAACAAATTTCTTACTATTTTTCAAGCATAGAAAGATAA
- a CDS encoding sodium-dependent tyrosine transporter, whose amino-acid sequence MFVRLNERVYLNMSKITRTKIDHVEDGIRVRFYEGKDQVAKSKRFETVEDASKWFEELIKPLNK is encoded by the coding sequence ATGTTTGTCAGATTAAATGAAAGAGTTTATTTGAATATGTCAAAAATCACTAGAACAAAGATTGACCATGTTGAAGATGGAATTAGAGTTAGGTTTTATGAAGGAAAAGATCAAGTTGCAAAATCAAAAAGATTTGAAACTGTAGAAGATGCTAGTAAATGGTTTGAAGAATTAATTAAACCTTTAAATAAGTAG